In Humulus lupulus chromosome 7, drHumLupu1.1, whole genome shotgun sequence, the following are encoded in one genomic region:
- the LOC133791365 gene encoding uncharacterized protein LOC133791365 — translation MSLKEKDVKKLVTLDLLQMVSLVPCEQDLVVESTTGENDTPGQSTEGTEQMTDRHSPGPSPLSRRPGDLVIREPDPQRRSTIPAQPGKGKAIQKIQKVVPPSQGRQPGGPTTLPPLTPSSLPPSASLTPTHQGSSSELFRAVSDLGKGLLEDIGRDASTLQSLDSYPRLSVEVVLKRGLAQLMKSLVTIGHAQLRAVDYKELIKVQDDQLVEARSKLEQAERTIAERDESLKKQAQNNASLTTQLEKQSLDIKELVRDNERLISENEELKQEKELDLIRFEDASFDCFYKVWKLNKPLNLDCFPKEAQAEDLARCEARAAEEAANPPALAPTCSAISFRARGASDAEEGVDQPSRGARL, via the exons atgagtcttaAAGAGAAGGATGTAAAAAAGTTGGTCACGTTGGACCTTCTCCAGATGGTGAGTCTGGTGCCATGTGAGCAGGATCTggtggtggaaagtaccaccggggagaacgacACGCCTGGTCAGTCTACCGAGGGCACAGAGCAAATGACTGATCGGCATTCTCCTGGGCCTTCTCCGCTTTCCCGTAGACCTGGCGACTTAGTCATTAGAGAGCCTGATCCTCAGCGTAGATCTACTATTCCCGCTCAAcctgggaaaggaaaagctatccag aagattcagaaggtagtaCCGCCAAGTCAAGGGAGGCAACCTGGGGGACCAACTACACTTCCGCCATTGACCCCCTCTTCCCTTCCtccttctgcgagcctaactcctactcaccagggtagttcgagtgagctttttcgtgctgttagcgacctgggcaaggggcttcttgaggatattggccgtgatgcatcgacgcttcaaagcctagactcctaccctcgacttagtgtcgaagttgtcttgaagagaggactcgctcaattgatgaag tcacttgtcaccattggtcaTGCTCAGCTTCGAGCCGTAGATTACAAGGAGCTGATCAAGGTGCaggacgatcaactggtggaggccaggtccaagctggagcaagcagagagaactatagctgaacgggacgagtctctcaaaaagcaggctcaaaacaatgcttccttgacaactcaattggagaagcaatcccttgatattaaagagttagttcgagacaatgagaggttgattagcgagaacgaagagctgaagcaagaaaaagagcttgacttgattcgctttgaggatgccagttttgactgcttctataaggtctggaagctgaacaagcctcttaaTCTTGATTGTTTCCCCAAGGAGGCCCAAGCAGAGGAtcttgccagatgtgaagcaagAGCCGCTGAAGAAGCCGCTAACCCTCCTGCACTCGCCCCAACGTGCTCTGCTATATCATTTCGAGCGAGAGGAGCATCTGATGCAGAGGAGGGAGTCGATCAACCCTCTAGAGGGGCTCGCCTGTGA